A DNA window from Patescibacteria group bacterium contains the following coding sequences:
- the cobS gene encoding adenosylcobinamide-GDP ribazoletransferase, whose product MKQFLIALQFLTILPIKIKSGVKRKDFGAALIYFPIVGAFIGLLLVLILLIFSSLPHLVTVVLLLIGLIVITGGVHLDGFADTCDGFYGAKPKEKILEIMRDSRVGVMGVIGIVTLLLLKFSLIASLPQNILWRALITMVVFARWSQVLACFTSNYARKEGKAEYFIEYNSKKEFFLGGLLTMALFLLLMELKGIILLALSLLPICLFITYVKKRIGGMTGDTIGATSEVAEIAVLFFALICRI is encoded by the coding sequence ATGAAGCAATTTCTCATAGCCTTGCAATTTTTAACTATTCTACCTATAAAGATTAAGTCCGGGGTAAAAAGAAAAGACTTTGGCGCCGCGCTTATTTATTTCCCCATAGTCGGTGCATTCATAGGGCTGTTGTTAGTTTTAATTTTGCTTATTTTTAGTTCTTTGCCACATTTAGTTACGGTTGTGTTGCTTCTAATTGGGTTAATTGTCATAACGGGTGGCGTGCATCTGGATGGTTTCGCCGATACCTGCGATGGTTTCTATGGCGCCAAGCCCAAAGAAAAGATATTAGAGATAATGCGGGATAGCCGGGTCGGCGTAATGGGGGTAATTGGGATAGTAACTTTATTACTCTTAAAATTTAGTTTAATAGCCAGTCTTCCCCAAAATATTCTTTGGAGAGCATTAATTACGATGGTTGTATTTGCCAGGTGGTCTCAGGTCTTGGCGTGCTTCACATCTAACTATGCCCGCAAAGAAGGGAAAGCAGAATATTTTATAGAATATAATAGTAAAAAAGAATTTTTTCTCGGAGGCCTGCTTACTATGGCCTTATTCTTATTATTGATGGAACTGAAGGGAATTATTTTGTTAGCCCTTTCTTTACTCCCAATATGTTTATTTATAACTTATGTAAAGAAAAGAATCGGGGGAATGACCGGAGATACAATCGGCGCAACCAGTGAGGTTGCGGA
- the cobT gene encoding nicotinate-nucleotide--dimethylbenzimidazole phosphoribosyltransferase encodes MQKLKEVIDKIEKLDHGLAEVTQKRLDSLTKPQGSLGRLEELAKRAVEITGNVNPPIKNKVIFTMAGDHGIVEEGVSAFPQEVTPQMIYNFIEGGAGINVLAGHVGARVVVVDMGVASKLQIANCKLQNFKDKKINSGTKNMAKDPAMTREEAVKCIENGIEVFEEELLNGIDIIGTGDMGIGNTTASSAIAACFTNKPVEVLTGKGTGIGEETFLNKIAVIKKALEINKPDARDALDVLSKVGGFEIGGLAGVILAGASRRIPIVIDGFISGASALIACHLEPRVKEYLIAAHCSVEQGHKIVLDYMGLKPLLDLDLRLGEGTGSALAISLVEAGIKIMTQMATFKSAGVSEKVKSRE; translated from the coding sequence ATGCAAAAATTAAAAGAGGTTATAGATAAAATTGAGAAGCTCGACCATGGTCTGGCAGAAGTGACCCAGAAAAGGCTGGACAGCCTCACTAAACCGCAAGGCAGCCTTGGCCGGCTGGAGGAACTCGCTAAAAGAGCAGTAGAGATTACAGGCAATGTTAACCCCCCGATTAAGAATAAGGTTATATTTACTATGGCCGGCGACCACGGTATTGTGGAAGAGGGGGTGAGCGCCTTTCCGCAAGAGGTGACGCCGCAGATGATATATAACTTTATTGAAGGCGGTGCCGGAATAAATGTATTGGCCGGGCACGTGGGGGCCAGGGTCGTTGTGGTTGATATGGGAGTAGCATCAAAATTGCAAATTGCAAATTGCAAATTGCAAAATTTTAAAGACAAAAAGATAAATTCTGGGACGAAAAATATGGCGAAAGACCCGGCGATGACCAGAGAAGAGGCCGTTAAATGCATAGAAAACGGTATAGAAGTATTTGAAGAAGAATTACTGAACGGCATAGACATAATCGGAACAGGCGATATGGGAATCGGCAATACCACTGCTTCTTCGGCAATCGCTGCCTGTTTTACAAATAAACCGGTAGAAGTTTTAACAGGAAAAGGAACGGGAATCGGCGAGGAAACCTTTTTAAATAAAATCGCCGTGATTAAAAAGGCCCTGGAAATAAATAAGCCGGATGCGCGGGATGCGCTTGATGTGCTCTCTAAAGTAGGCGGATTTGAAATAGGGGGGTTAGCCGGTGTAATTTTGGCCGGCGCATCCCGCCGGATACCTATAGTAATCGATGGCTTTATCTCAGGAGCCAGCGCATTAATAGCCTGTCATTTAGAACCCAGGGTTAAAGAGTATCTTATAGCCGCGCATTGTTCAGTAGAGCAAGGCCATAAAATTGTCCTGGATTATATGGGTTTAAAACCGCTTCTGGACTTAGACTTAAGATTGGGAGAAGGCACCGGCAGCGCTCTGGCGATAAGTTTAGTGGAAGCAGGCATAAAGATAATGACACAGATGGCCACTTTTAAGAGTGCCGGAGTATCTGAAAAGGTAAAGAGTAGAGAGTAG
- the cobU gene encoding bifunctional adenosylcobinamide kinase/adenosylcobinamide-phosphate guanylyltransferase, which produces MRKFIFILGGARSGKSRYATKLARDLSRKVAYIATCINPDGEIKKRIKLHRDSRPRYWKIVEEGKDIGLLFDKLKNKYNVVIIDCLGLFVSNLLLEDLTDNGILRALRKLTPRISRSKAVTILVSNEVGGGIVADNLLARRFRDLLGLANQMFAKEADEVIFMQSGIPLKIKGDKDAKIKRGYR; this is translated from the coding sequence ATGAGAAAATTCATCTTTATCTTGGGTGGCGCAAGGAGCGGCAAAAGCCGTTATGCAACAAAACTTGCCAGAGATTTAAGCCGCAAGGTCGCCTATATCGCTACCTGCATCAATCCGGACGGGGAGATAAAAAAGAGGATAAAGCTACACAGGGATTCAAGGCCCCGCTACTGGAAAATTGTCGAAGAAGGCAAGGACATAGGTTTGTTGTTCGATAAATTAAAAAATAAATACAATGTAGTAATAATTGATTGCTTAGGTCTATTTGTATCAAATCTATTGTTGGAGGATTTAACGGATAACGGAATCCTAAGAGCTTTAAGAAAACTCACCCCGCGCATATCCCGGAGCAAAGCCGTGACGATTTTGGTCTCCAATGAAGTGGGGGGCGGCATAGTTGCCGATAATTTATTGGCCAGGAGATTCCGGGATTTGCTGGGGTTGGCTAATCAAATGTTTGCAAAAGAAGCAGATGAGGTTATTTTTATGCAATCAGGTATTCCGCTGAAGATAAAAGGAGACAAAGATGCAAAAATTAAAAGAGGTTATAGATAA